In Virgibacillus sp. NKC19-16, a single genomic region encodes these proteins:
- the tyrS gene encoding tyrosine--tRNA ligase encodes MDILQDLETRGLIQQTTDFEGLKQHLSANQVTLYCGFDPTADSLHIGHLVPITMLKRFQKAGHKPIALVGGGTGMIGDPSGRTSERSLNEDTIVKEYSEKVEKQIAGLLEFDKGENPVVARNNHDWLASMTVIDFLRDAGKHFGINYMLSKESVSARIEQGITFTEFSYMILQSLDYLKLYEQENCTLQIGGSDQWGNITAGMELIRRSRENEDEETNVFGLTVPLITKADGTKFGKTAGGAIWLDPEKTSAYEFYQFWFNTDDRDVLKFLRYFTFIPEEEVQQLEDEVINQPENRVAQKRLAEEMTRDVHSQAALDQAQKISQALFSDDLKQLSASDIEQGFKDVPTYQASNEETGLIDLLVNASISSSKRQAREDINNGAIYINGERQQDLQYNLMADDRIEDTFTIIRRGKKKYFLIRFE; translated from the coding sequence ATGGATATTTTGCAGGATTTAGAAACGCGTGGCTTGATTCAACAGACAACAGATTTTGAAGGATTAAAGCAACATTTATCAGCCAATCAGGTGACATTATACTGTGGGTTTGATCCAACGGCAGATAGTCTACATATAGGCCATTTGGTGCCGATTACGATGCTGAAAAGATTTCAAAAAGCAGGTCATAAACCGATTGCATTAGTCGGCGGCGGCACAGGAATGATCGGTGATCCCAGTGGACGCACCAGTGAAAGATCTTTAAATGAAGATACTATCGTTAAAGAATACAGTGAAAAAGTAGAGAAGCAAATAGCCGGACTGCTTGAATTTGATAAAGGGGAAAATCCTGTTGTAGCCAGAAACAATCATGATTGGTTAGCAAGTATGACGGTCATTGATTTTCTGCGTGACGCAGGTAAACATTTCGGTATCAATTATATGCTGTCAAAAGAATCTGTTTCAGCACGGATTGAACAGGGTATTACATTTACAGAATTTAGTTATATGATTTTGCAATCCCTTGATTATCTCAAATTATATGAACAGGAAAATTGCACATTACAAATCGGTGGTAGTGACCAATGGGGAAACATTACAGCCGGAATGGAATTGATTCGTCGTTCAAGGGAAAATGAAGATGAAGAAACGAATGTTTTCGGTTTAACGGTCCCTTTAATCACAAAAGCAGACGGTACGAAATTCGGGAAAACGGCAGGTGGGGCTATTTGGTTAGACCCTGAAAAAACAAGCGCCTATGAATTTTATCAATTCTGGTTTAATACGGATGATCGTGATGTGTTGAAATTCTTGCGTTACTTCACCTTTATTCCTGAAGAAGAAGTACAACAGCTTGAAGATGAAGTGATCAACCAACCGGAAAACCGGGTGGCACAAAAACGTTTAGCTGAAGAAATGACAAGAGACGTTCATAGTCAAGCGGCTCTAGATCAAGCGCAAAAAATATCTCAAGCCCTTTTTAGTGATGACTTGAAGCAACTTTCAGCAAGTGATATTGAACAAGGGTTTAAAGATGTCCCAACTTATCAAGCATCAAATGAGGAAACAGGTTTAATTGATCTATTAGTAAATGCTTCCATATCCTCGTCAAAAAGACAAGCAAGAGAGGATATCAACAATGGGGCGATTTATATTAATGGGGAAAGACAACAAGATCTTCAATATAATCTAATGGCAGATGATCGTATTGAAGATACGTTTACCATTATCCGCCGCGGAAAGAAAAAGTACTTCTTAATACGTTTTGAATAG
- the refZ gene encoding forespore capture DNA-binding protein RefZ, which produces MKKNPSKQKVIDAASSLFFQKGFSGTSVRDIAEKASVNVSLISYYFKSKQGLLEYAVIQYYEAYLITMEETLQETESLTPLEKLKELISVIIQYKQHNHQFSSFIHRELSLDSIFVREMAVTYLAKENHIISNTFFDALKTPEKSELDRQFLLMQLKGMLLTPYVLQNEWKDQVVGEYSHNVFANKYVKTIHYWLDFIMEEKDVTAEIR; this is translated from the coding sequence ATGAAAAAGAATCCATCTAAACAAAAGGTAATCGACGCTGCTTCCTCGCTGTTTTTTCAAAAAGGGTTTAGTGGCACCTCTGTAAGAGATATCGCAGAAAAGGCCAGTGTAAACGTATCACTGATCAGCTATTATTTTAAAAGCAAGCAAGGCCTTTTGGAATATGCGGTCATCCAGTATTATGAAGCATATTTAATAACTATGGAAGAAACATTACAGGAAACAGAGTCGTTAACTCCATTGGAAAAATTAAAAGAATTAATTTCCGTTATTATACAATATAAACAACACAATCATCAATTCTCTAGTTTTATCCACAGGGAATTATCACTTGATTCCATTTTTGTAAGAGAAATGGCTGTCACCTATCTAGCAAAGGAAAATCATATTATCAGTAATACATTTTTCGATGCATTAAAAACACCTGAAAAAAGTGAACTGGACAGACAATTTTTATTAATGCAGCTAAAGGGGATGTTGCTTACGCCATATGTCCTGCAGAATGAATGGAAAGACCAGGTGGTGGGTGAATATTCACATAACGTATTTGCTAATAAATATGTAAAAACAATCCATTATTGGTTGGATTTTATTATGGAAGAAAAGGATGTAACTGCCGAAATTAGATAA
- a CDS encoding GlcG/HbpS family heme-binding protein: MGKMNLEIAKKIIEQAEDEASEVGVQMVISVLDEGGNLIATHRMDDAWLASIDIAQNKAWTSVALKMPTSNLEEATVPNAELYGLNTTNQGRIVVFGGGFPLERNGKVLGAIGVSGSTVPNDVKVAEAGVKAFNELNLENM, translated from the coding sequence ATGGGAAAAATGAATTTGGAAATTGCTAAGAAAATTATTGAACAGGCAGAGGATGAAGCTTCAGAGGTAGGCGTTCAAATGGTTATTTCCGTTTTGGATGAGGGTGGTAATCTTATTGCAACGCACCGAATGGATGATGCCTGGTTGGCGAGTATTGACATTGCTCAGAATAAAGCATGGACTTCTGTCGCTTTAAAAATGCCTACTTCTAATCTTGAAGAAGCTACAGTACCTAACGCAGAACTCTATGGGCTCAATACAACCAACCAAGGACGTATTGTCGTATTTGGTGGTGGTTTTCCGCTTGAGAGGAATGGAAAAGTTCTAGGCGCTATAGGTGTGAGTGGAAGCACTGTTCCTAACGATGTAAAAGTAGCAGAAGCGGGAGTTAAAGCATTCAATGAACTTAATTTAGAAAACATGTAA
- a CDS encoding GNAT family N-acetyltransferase — MKHTKTYHSLIRENAGEKITIEGPLDRTTLKKYDFHEQLIAFRPAKKQFEALLNIADFPEGRIIIARTKDTIVGYVTYIHPDPLERWSEFNMEDLIELGAVEVIADYRGTGVASSLLNVSMMDDYMENYIIISTEYYWHWDLDQTKLSIWDYRKVMEKMMAAGGLTPAPTDDPEIISHPANCLMVRIGKNVSEESIKQFDQLRFLGRQQNRKMREGF, encoded by the coding sequence ATGAAGCATACGAAGACCTACCATTCGTTAATACGTGAAAATGCTGGTGAGAAGATTACGATTGAGGGGCCACTAGACCGAACAACTTTAAAAAAATATGACTTTCATGAACAACTCATTGCATTCCGCCCGGCAAAAAAGCAATTTGAGGCATTGTTAAACATTGCCGACTTCCCGGAAGGCCGAATTATCATTGCCAGAACAAAGGATACGATTGTTGGATATGTTACATATATACACCCGGATCCTTTAGAAAGATGGTCAGAATTTAACATGGAAGATTTAATCGAACTGGGAGCTGTTGAGGTCATTGCCGACTATCGTGGCACAGGGGTTGCTTCCAGCTTATTAAACGTTTCCATGATGGATGATTATATGGAAAATTATATCATTATCTCAACGGAATATTACTGGCATTGGGATTTGGATCAAACCAAATTAAGTATATGGGATTATCGTAAAGTAATGGAAAAAATGATGGCTGCGGGAGGGCTAACACCCGCACCTACCGACGATCCTGAAATAATATCACATCCAGCAAACTGTTTAATGGTACGCATCGGCAAAAATGTATCGGAAGAATCAATCAAGCAATTTGATCAGCTTCGATTTCTAGGGAGACAGCAAAACCGAAAAATGAGGGAGGGTTTTTAA
- a CDS encoding PTS sugar transporter subunit IIA: MFKNLFKKENPTTEIYAPISGEIIPLEEVPDPVFSQKMMGDGIAIKPSEGSIYSPVNGKIAQIPETKHAIGLRTEDGIEILIHIGLETVSLNGKGFNVSVNTGDKVSVGQQLMEFDLEYIRNNAESDITPVVITNGNETDKTYTMADQKEGKQGETVIITASKG; this comes from the coding sequence ATGTTTAAAAATTTATTTAAAAAAGAAAATCCTACTACGGAAATTTATGCACCTATATCCGGTGAAATAATTCCACTAGAGGAAGTACCGGATCCGGTTTTTAGTCAAAAAATGATGGGAGACGGTATAGCTATCAAGCCGTCAGAGGGTAGTATTTATTCCCCGGTTAATGGCAAAATTGCGCAGATTCCTGAAACGAAACATGCTATCGGACTGCGTACAGAAGATGGAATCGAAATCTTGATTCACATAGGGCTTGAAACAGTCTCGCTGAACGGAAAAGGATTTAATGTTAGTGTCAATACCGGGGATAAAGTGTCAGTTGGCCAGCAACTGATGGAGTTTGATTTGGAGTATATCCGAAATAATGCAGAAAGCGATATAACGCCAGTCGTCATCACGAATGGCAATGAAACAGACAAAACATATACAATGGCAGATCAAAAAGAAGGGAAGCAAGGGGAAACGGTTATCATCACAGCATCTAAAGGATAA
- the rpsD gene encoding 30S ribosomal protein S4 yields the protein MSRYTGSVWKKSRRFGISLTGTGKELDKRPYAPGQHGPNQRKKMSEYGLQLQEKQKLRFTYGLNERQFVNLFEKAGNMKGIHGENFMILLDSRLDNMVYRMGLARTRKQARQLVNHGHVTVDGKSVDIPSYTLVPGQVVGLREKSRNFDIVKEALEVNNFVPEYITFDEDKMEGTYTRYPERSELPAEINEALIVEYYSR from the coding sequence ATGTCTCGCTATACTGGATCAGTATGGAAGAAATCACGTCGATTTGGTATTTCATTAACTGGAACTGGTAAGGAATTAGATAAACGCCCTTACGCTCCAGGTCAACATGGCCCAAACCAAAGAAAGAAAATGTCTGAATATGGACTGCAACTACAAGAGAAGCAAAAATTACGCTTCACGTACGGATTAAATGAACGCCAATTCGTTAACTTGTTTGAAAAAGCTGGTAACATGAAAGGTATCCATGGTGAAAACTTCATGATTTTACTTGATTCTCGTCTTGATAACATGGTTTACCGCATGGGACTCGCCCGCACACGCAAACAAGCACGTCAGCTAGTTAACCACGGTCATGTTACAGTTGATGGTAAAAGTGTTGATATCCCATCATATACACTAGTACCAGGGCAAGTTGTTGGTCTACGTGAAAAATCAAGAAATTTCGATATCGTCAAAGAAGCTCTTGAAGTAAATAACTTTGTTCCAGAATATATAACATTTGATGAAGATAAAATGGAAGGAACGTATACGCGTTACCCTGAGCGTTCCGAACTTCCTGCTGAGATTAATGAAGCGTTAATCGTTGAGTATTACTCACGTTAA
- a CDS encoding transglycosylase domain-containing protein, translating into MDLKELYHKYKKKIKEAWRTGDIQRSSRITYDVFWNVVLFFLVIGVIGLFFAGGIGAGYFASLVKDEPVRSYESMEQDIYNYEETSELYFADDEYFGDVRSDLHREEVALENISETLINAVIATEDEYFSEHEGIVPKAIFRAVVQEATNADNQTGGSTLTQQLIKNQVLTNEVSFERKAKEILLALRLERFFDKDEILEAYLNIVPYGRDASGRNIAGIQTAAQGIFGIDADEVNIAQAAYLAGLPQSPSSYTPFSNQGGLKSEDGLQAGLNRMQSVLNRMLDEGYITETEYEEATNYDIVSDFSEDFQSPIEQYPALTFELENNAREIIMEMLAEEDGYTMEDLNNDATLKEEYEMLADRDLRNKGYQIHSTIDKDIYDTMQEITQNFDNFGPDTVTTVELANGEETEITQQVQASGILIENSSGRIISFVGGREYNEDNQLNYATNAVRSNGSTIKPLLVYAPAMEKGLIQPGSPVADIDLPIGPQGWEPNNYSGTHYGIIPARKALYNSYNVSTGRLYNQMINDDPGEYIKKMGITTISDEEFKYPSLSIGGTTTGVTLEENTNAFATFGNNGQFADAYMIEEITTKDGEAIYEHENEAVDVFSPQTNYLTVDILRDVMDVGTGTYVNTQLANKSVDWAGKSGTSQDWENVWFVATNPNVTFGTWMGYDTPDSLYRTSDPQGHSHRVQQFWAQLVNGAAEIDPELINPPSSFERPDGIVERSYCAISGMLPSDLCEEVGLVQTDLFNEEFVPEETDDSLIRRGEDGITFNPEFLERNNYDQLSDITELYPRTNRDLWEKIGSSSSVDEDENDNSDDENDGDNDENEDNDNDNDDDDE; encoded by the coding sequence ATGGATTTGAAGGAATTATATCATAAATATAAGAAAAAAATAAAGGAAGCTTGGCGTACCGGAGACATCCAACGCTCATCACGGATTACATATGATGTGTTTTGGAATGTTGTTTTATTCTTCCTTGTTATTGGAGTTATTGGTTTGTTTTTTGCTGGTGGCATTGGTGCAGGATACTTCGCCTCCCTTGTAAAGGATGAACCGGTAAGAAGCTATGAATCTATGGAACAGGACATATACAATTATGAAGAAACATCGGAATTATATTTTGCAGATGATGAGTATTTCGGTGACGTTCGTTCAGATCTTCATCGGGAAGAAGTTGCGTTGGAGAATATCTCCGAGACATTAATTAATGCAGTAATTGCTACCGAGGATGAATATTTCAGCGAACATGAAGGAATTGTCCCAAAAGCAATTTTTCGTGCAGTCGTACAAGAAGCAACAAATGCAGATAATCAAACAGGAGGAAGTACGTTAACCCAGCAACTTATTAAGAATCAGGTTTTAACAAATGAGGTTTCCTTTGAACGAAAAGCAAAGGAAATATTGCTAGCACTCCGTTTGGAACGTTTTTTTGATAAAGATGAAATTCTGGAAGCTTATTTAAATATCGTTCCATATGGTCGTGACGCCTCCGGTAGAAATATTGCCGGAATCCAAACAGCCGCGCAAGGGATATTCGGAATTGACGCAGACGAGGTTAACATAGCACAGGCAGCTTACTTAGCGGGACTTCCTCAAAGTCCCTCATCCTATACCCCTTTTTCCAATCAAGGTGGGCTAAAAAGTGAAGACGGATTACAAGCTGGGTTGAACCGAATGCAGTCCGTACTGAATCGGATGCTTGATGAAGGATATATTACGGAAACTGAATATGAAGAAGCAACTAATTATGACATTGTCTCAGATTTCTCTGAAGATTTTCAGTCACCTATCGAACAATATCCAGCTCTTACGTTTGAATTAGAGAATAATGCAAGAGAAATAATTATGGAAATGCTTGCAGAAGAAGATGGATATACAATGGAAGATCTTAATAATGATGCTACATTAAAAGAAGAATATGAAATGTTGGCTGATCGTGATTTACGAAACAAGGGATATCAAATTCATTCCACCATCGATAAGGATATTTATGATACGATGCAGGAAATCACCCAAAACTTTGATAACTTTGGACCTGACACGGTAACAACGGTCGAACTTGCTAACGGAGAAGAGACTGAGATCACACAGCAAGTGCAAGCAAGTGGGATATTGATAGAAAATAGCTCAGGCAGAATCATCAGTTTTGTTGGCGGCCGTGAATACAATGAAGATAACCAGTTAAATTATGCTACCAATGCTGTACGATCAAATGGCAGTACTATTAAACCGCTTCTCGTTTATGCTCCAGCAATGGAAAAAGGTTTGATTCAGCCTGGGTCCCCCGTTGCTGATATTGATCTACCGATTGGCCCACAAGGATGGGAGCCAAATAACTACAGTGGTACCCATTATGGTATAATCCCAGCTCGAAAAGCCTTGTATAATTCCTATAATGTTTCCACAGGCAGACTCTATAATCAAATGATTAATGACGATCCAGGAGAATATATAAAAAAGATGGGGATTACAACAATATCAGATGAAGAATTTAAGTATCCTTCATTATCCATCGGAGGAACTACCACTGGTGTAACATTAGAAGAAAACACAAATGCTTTTGCCACGTTTGGAAACAATGGGCAATTCGCTGATGCCTACATGATTGAAGAAATAACAACAAAAGACGGAGAAGCGATTTATGAACACGAAAACGAAGCTGTAGATGTATTTTCTCCGCAGACAAATTATTTAACGGTGGATATCTTAAGAGATGTCATGGACGTTGGTACTGGAACATATGTTAACACCCAACTAGCAAACAAGAGCGTTGATTGGGCGGGTAAATCAGGTACTTCACAAGACTGGGAAAATGTTTGGTTTGTAGCAACAAACCCAAATGTAACATTTGGAACATGGATGGGCTATGATACGCCGGATTCACTATATCGTACGTCTGATCCTCAAGGCCATAGCCATAGGGTACAGCAATTTTGGGCACAGCTGGTAAATGGTGCTGCAGAAATTGATCCGGAATTAATTAACCCACCATCATCTTTCGAGCGTCCTGACGGTATCGTTGAACGCAGTTATTGCGCAATTTCAGGTATGCTTCCATCAGATCTCTGTGAGGAAGTTGGCCTTGTTCAAACTGATTTATTTAATGAAGAATTTGTACCAGAGGAAACAGATGATAGCCTGATTAGGCGTGGAGAAGATGGAATTACCTTCAATCCTGAATTCTTAGAACGAAATAATTACGATCAATTAAGTGATATTACAGAACTTTATCCGCGTACAAATCGGGATCTATGGGAAAAAATTGGTTCTTCTAGCAGTGTAGATGAAGATGAAAACGATAATAGCGATGATGAGAACGATGGCGATAATGATGAGAACGAAGATAATGATAATGATAATGACGATGATGATGAATAA
- the ezrA gene encoding septation ring formation regulator EzrA encodes MAYIIGTILVIIALIIIGLILRKRVYDVVDKYEAWKMDIMDRNIATQLGRIKRLNLSGETQEKFEAWKERLEFIITKELPDIEEHLFDAEEAADRYRFSKAKKTLNNVDQVLNAIEKDIENMLHEVDDLLESEETSRTEAESIEPNIKALRKVLSQNRYQYGKAERHFDIKIDELEEKLTTYHDLVASGDYYEAKQAIDDLKVSLDALEQQIDEFPAIFKLCKHELPAQLDELYAGLKEMKEDGYRVDHLAFEKEIRAYREQLLNIVNQLENGDASGAEEMVTEIGERVKEMYQLLEKEAIAKNYVENQMPSYRYSLDKLSNTFYDTKTEVEQLRQTYYFEDSDMESYLALEKRITSLKNQLEELSNDMETADTSHSQLREELENGFQQIENLQQKHEEFKKRIHNLRKDELEAKEKLREMREELYDTSRKLKKSNIPGVPSFIWNMMETASGKNSLVMKTLEKQPLDMAEVQHALNESKQAIDNVIEQTDVMLEQAYLTEQVIQYANRYRSQYPLLASKLSESERLFRSYEYELALEKAAKAVEEIEPGALKRIEAYQEVAASHSS; translated from the coding sequence ATGGCATACATCATTGGAACTATACTGGTTATTATCGCATTAATTATCATTGGACTTATTTTACGAAAACGGGTATATGATGTTGTGGATAAATATGAAGCCTGGAAAATGGACATTATGGACCGGAACATTGCCACGCAGCTCGGACGTATTAAAAGACTTAATTTATCTGGGGAAACCCAAGAAAAATTCGAAGCCTGGAAAGAACGCTTAGAATTCATTATAACAAAGGAATTACCTGACATTGAGGAACACTTGTTTGATGCAGAAGAAGCAGCAGATCGTTATCGATTTTCCAAAGCGAAAAAAACATTAAATAATGTAGACCAAGTATTAAACGCTATTGAAAAAGATATTGAAAACATGCTGCATGAAGTGGATGATCTCCTTGAATCTGAAGAAACAAGCCGTACTGAAGCAGAAAGTATAGAGCCAAACATAAAAGCGTTACGTAAAGTTCTCTCCCAAAATCGATATCAGTACGGGAAAGCTGAACGTCATTTTGACATAAAAATTGATGAACTGGAAGAAAAACTTACGACGTATCATGATTTAGTGGCATCCGGAGATTACTACGAAGCGAAGCAAGCCATTGATGACCTTAAAGTTAGTTTGGATGCACTGGAACAACAGATTGATGAATTTCCTGCAATTTTTAAGCTGTGCAAACACGAATTGCCTGCACAGCTTGATGAATTATATGCCGGTTTAAAAGAGATGAAAGAAGATGGATATCGTGTGGACCATCTTGCCTTTGAAAAGGAAATACGCGCCTATAGGGAACAACTTTTAAATATTGTCAATCAGTTGGAAAATGGAGATGCTTCCGGAGCTGAAGAAATGGTTACGGAAATTGGTGAAAGAGTTAAGGAAATGTATCAGCTTCTGGAAAAAGAAGCGATTGCGAAGAATTATGTAGAAAACCAAATGCCAAGCTATCGCTATTCATTGGATAAATTAAGTAATACGTTCTATGATACGAAAACGGAAGTAGAACAATTAAGACAAACGTATTATTTTGAAGACAGTGATATGGAAAGTTATTTGGCTTTAGAAAAAAGAATCACATCGTTAAAAAATCAATTGGAAGAACTATCTAATGACATGGAAACCGCGGATACATCGCATTCCCAATTACGGGAAGAGCTTGAAAATGGATTCCAGCAAATAGAAAACCTACAGCAAAAACATGAGGAATTCAAAAAGCGAATTCATAACCTGCGTAAGGATGAATTAGAGGCAAAAGAGAAATTACGTGAAATGAGAGAAGAGCTTTATGATACAAGTCGAAAGCTGAAAAAAAGCAATATACCAGGCGTACCATCCTTTATTTGGAATATGATGGAGACCGCCTCCGGGAAGAACAGCCTTGTAATGAAGACGTTGGAAAAACAACCATTGGATATGGCTGAAGTTCAACACGCTTTGAATGAATCAAAACAGGCGATTGATAATGTGATTGAGCAAACGGACGTAATGCTGGAACAAGCATATTTAACGGAACAGGTTATTCAATATGCGAATAGATATCGGAGTCAGTATCCCCTTCTTGCATCCAAACTAAGTGAGTCCGAGCGCCTGTTCAGATCTTATGAATATGAATTAGCGTTAGAAAAAGCTGCAAAGGCTGTGGAAGAAATAGAACCGGGAGCTTTAAAACGAATCGAAGCATATCAAGAAGTAGCAGCAAGCCACTCATCATAA
- a CDS encoding GAF domain-containing protein → MVQTNTYAESKITDYELMIKQLDALSDGESDHIALLSNASALLNQSLTDINWVGFYIWRNNELVLGPFQGLPACIRIAYGKGVCGTAMKERQTQRVADVNQFPGHIACDAASQSEIVVPISLDDGLYGVLDIDSPNTDRFDKIDQTYLEKFVRVLEGHLNK, encoded by the coding sequence ATGGTTCAAACAAATACGTATGCCGAGAGCAAGATCACAGACTATGAATTAATGATAAAACAGTTGGATGCACTTAGTGACGGTGAGAGTGATCACATTGCTCTATTGTCCAATGCATCTGCGCTACTCAATCAATCTTTAACAGACATTAATTGGGTTGGTTTTTATATTTGGAGAAATAATGAACTAGTACTTGGCCCATTCCAAGGATTGCCTGCATGTATCCGAATCGCGTATGGGAAGGGTGTCTGCGGTACTGCCATGAAAGAACGTCAAACACAACGTGTCGCTGATGTAAATCAATTCCCCGGACATATTGCTTGTGATGCTGCCAGTCAATCCGAAATTGTCGTCCCAATCTCTTTAGATGACGGTCTTTATGGTGTACTCGATATCGATAGCCCAAATACAGATCGATTTGACAAAATAGATCAAACCTACTTGGAAAAATTCGTTCGTGTACTAGAAGGACATTTAAACAAATGA
- the nagE gene encoding N-acetylglucosamine-specific PTS transporter subunit IIBC, with translation MMKYLQNLGRSLMLPVAVLPAAALLMGIGNWILNLFNENSVIGNYLTSGGLAILDNLGILFAVGVAIGMSKEQDGAAGLSGLVAWLVATTVLGITSVAGLQGIEEGAVNAAFENTENVFIGILSGIVASIMYNRFSQVRLPDALAFFSGKRLVPIMSAAAMMVVSAVLFFVWPIVYSGLVSFGQAILNLEAVGAGLYGFFNRLLIPTGLHHALNSVFWFDVAGINDIANFWASEGEQGITGRYQAGFYPIMMFGLPAAALAMYHTAKTKRKKQAASLLMAAAFASFFTGVTEALEFSFMFLAPVLYVVHAALTGLSLFIAALFEWTAGFSFSAGLVDYTLSLSVPIANQPYMLILQGLVFAVIYYFLFRFLILKLDLKTPGREEGEPGKGEVDESYNIEEGTLASEKDETAIMAEKIYEGLGGDENVLTVGNCVSRLRLEVDDMDKVDQDKIKKTGVPGINVVGKHNIQVVVGTQVQFVADEIRKIRKKD, from the coding sequence ATGATGAAATATTTGCAGAATCTTGGCCGTTCGTTGATGCTACCTGTTGCCGTGTTGCCGGCTGCAGCGCTTCTGATGGGTATTGGAAATTGGATTCTTAATCTTTTTAATGAGAACAGTGTTATCGGTAATTACCTGACAAGCGGCGGTCTCGCAATTCTGGATAACCTTGGCATTCTGTTTGCGGTCGGTGTCGCTATAGGGATGTCAAAGGAGCAGGATGGCGCTGCTGGTTTAAGTGGACTTGTAGCCTGGTTGGTTGCAACTACTGTTCTAGGTATCACTAGCGTTGCTGGCCTGCAGGGTATTGAAGAGGGAGCGGTCAATGCCGCTTTCGAAAATACGGAAAATGTGTTTATTGGTATTCTGTCAGGTATCGTTGCTTCGATTATGTATAATCGATTCAGTCAGGTTAGATTGCCTGATGCTTTAGCTTTCTTTAGCGGAAAACGGCTGGTGCCGATTATGAGTGCAGCGGCCATGATGGTTGTATCAGCAGTTCTGTTCTTTGTTTGGCCTATTGTATACTCAGGATTGGTTTCATTCGGTCAGGCCATCCTTAATTTAGAAGCGGTTGGTGCAGGTCTATATGGCTTTTTCAACAGACTGCTTATTCCAACTGGTCTGCACCATGCGTTGAATTCGGTTTTCTGGTTTGACGTTGCAGGCATCAATGACATTGCTAATTTCTGGGCCAGTGAAGGTGAACAAGGAATCACCGGCCGTTATCAGGCAGGTTTCTACCCGATTATGATGTTTGGCTTACCAGCAGCGGCTCTGGCGATGTATCATACAGCCAAAACGAAGCGGAAAAAGCAAGCTGCGTCTCTTTTGATGGCAGCAGCGTTCGCGTCATTCTTTACCGGTGTAACAGAAGCGCTGGAATTCTCATTCATGTTCCTGGCTCCTGTATTGTATGTGGTACACGCAGCACTCACTGGTCTATCCCTATTTATTGCGGCATTGTTCGAATGGACAGCCGGATTCAGTTTCAGTGCAGGCTTGGTTGACTACACCCTGAGTCTGAGTGTGCCAATTGCAAATCAGCCATATATGCTGATCTTACAGGGCCTGGTATTTGCAGTCATTTACTACTTTCTGTTCCGCTTCCTTATTCTTAAATTGGATCTGAAAACACCTGGAAGGGAAGAGGGCGAACCAGGAAAAGGCGAAGTTGATGAAAGCTACAATATTGAGGAAGGGACGCTCGCTTCCGAAAAAGATGAAACAGCTATTATGGCTGAGAAAATTTACGAAGGTTTAGGCGGCGATGAGAACGTGCTAACGGTTGGTAATTGTGTGTCTCGTCTGCGTCTTGAAGTAGATGACATGGATAAGGTCGATCAGGATAAAATCAAGAAAACCGGCGTACCCGGTATCAACGTGGTCGGTAAGCATAATATTCAAGTCGTTGTCGGCACACAGGTGCAATTTGTAGCAGATGAAATTAGAAAAATCCGGAAGAAAGATTAA